The Phycisphaeraceae bacterium genome segment CGCCCTCGGGCAAGGCATCAAGGAGCCGAGCGGAATCCGGGCCCATCACCGGCCGGATATGACGCCGTCACGCGCGGCATACGTCGCAGGGAACGCCGGCCGTCGGCTCGCGTCCTGCTTGTCAATCCGTGCGCGGATTGCACCTTTCATCTGAATGCTGGAGGCGATGGGATGAACACATGCGACGTCAGCGGCGCGTCTGGGTGTCGGCGGTTCTTGTGTGCACCGTGGTCCCGCTGGCGGGGAGATCGGTCCAGGCCCAAATCCACAACCCCCTGAATGGGCACGACTACCTCGCGATCCCGGCTAAGGGAGGGATTGCCTGGAACGAAGCAAGAGCGGCCGCGGAGTCGATGACCTATCAGGGCCGGCGCGGTCATCTGGCGACGATCACCTCGGCAGAGGAACTGCAGTTCTTCCTCGACAACCTGCCCGATCTGGGCGATGCGATGAACGAGAACTACTGGCTCGGCGGCTACCGCGCCCGCGATGGCGTGAGCCCGGCGGACGGCTGGAGATGGATCACCGGCGAGCCATGGGAGTTCACTAACTGGGACGTCGGTGAGCCGAACGACCTCCGTGGCAACGAAGACTACCTGCAGTTCTGGACCGACGGCGGGGTTCTCGGGCGGTGGAACGACACACCCATCTCTTCCATCGAGCCGGGGTTTGTCGTGGAGTTCAGCGCCCGCGGCGTGAACTGCGGTTCGGATTGGGACGGTGACGGAGTGGTTGAGCCAAGGGACATCGCCGCGTTCGTGCAGGACTGGGTGCGATCGATGGCCGAGGGGCACCTCGTCGCTGACGTGGACCACGACCTCGTGATCACACCGGCGGACCTGACGGAGTACGTCAACATGTGGCTCGATGACATCAACGATGGGTGCTGAAGTCGCCTATTCGAGCGAATAGACCGAGGTCTCTTCGATCAGCAGTTGAGTCGGGTTACGCTCACACTCGTGATCGTGGCTCTCACGCGGAGAGACGTGGCCGGTTCGCTCAGCCGATTGTCGCCGCGCGCAGGTCGCTGTGTCGCTGCGAGATTTCCTCGGTCACGGCGCCGACGAAGGCTTCGAGCGGCATTCCCGGCAGGTCCTTCTGGACTCCCCTGACGCGGGGAGAGACGGTTCCGTGCTCCTCATCGCGAGGCCCGACGACGAGCAGGTAGGGAATCTTCTCGTCCGCGGCGACCTTGATCTTCCCCTGGATCCGGTCGCTGGAGGTGTCGAGGGTGGCGCGAACGCCGGCCGTCTTGAGGGCGCCGAGCACCCGCTCGCCGTACCCCAGCGATTTGTCGCTGATTGGCAGCACCCGGACCTGCTCCGGGCTGAGCCACGTCGGGAACGCTCCGGCGAAGTGCTCGATCAGCACGCCGACGAACCGTTCCATCGAGCCGAACGGGGCACGGTGGATCATCACGGGACGGTGCGGCTGGTTGTCCGGCCCGATGTACGACAGGTCGAATCGCTCGGGGAGGTTGTAGTCCACCTGCACCGTGCCGAGCTGCCACTCTCGTCCGATCACGTCCTTGACGACAAAGTCGATCTTCGGTCCGTAGAACGCAGCCTCGCCCGGCTCTTCGGTGAATGGAACGCCGAGCGACTTCGCCGCGTCGCGGCAGGCGCGCTCGGCCCGGTCCCAGTTGTCGGGATTGCCGATGTACTTCTTGTTGTCCGGGTCGCGAAGCCCGACGCGGACGCGGTAGTCCGACATCCCGAGGGTCTTGAAGATGATCTTGACCAGCGAGAGGCAGCCGATGAGTTCCGCCGGCACCTGCTCGGGCGTGCAGAACAGGTGGGCGTCATCCTGCGTGAATCCGCGGACCCTGGTCATGCCGTTGAGCTCGCCCGACTGCTCCCACCGGTAGACGGTGCCGAACTCGGCAAGGCGCACGGGCATATCGCGGTAGCTGTGCGGCTGGCTCGCGAAGATGCGGATGTGGTGAGGGCAGTTCATCGGCTTGAGCAGGTAACCGTCGACCTCTCCCTTGTCGAGCCTCGCGGCCAGGTCGGCGCAGGAGCATCCCTCCTTCGCGAGCATCTCGAGGGACTCTTGCTCCATGAGCGGCGGGTACTGGCTGTCCTTGTAATACGGGAAGTGCCCGCTGGTGCGGTACAGGTCGAGCTTGCCGATGTTGGGCGTGTAGACCTGGAAGTACCCTTGCTTGCGCAGTTCGCTGGAGATGAAGTTCTGCAGCTCGTTGCGGATGATTGAGCCCTTGGGCGTCCAGAGGATCAGCCCCTGGCCGACCATGTCGTCGATGTGGAACAGGCGGAGCTGCTTTCCGATTACGCGGTGGTCGCGCTTCTTCGCTTCGTCGAGCTGGTTGAGGTGCGCATCGAGTTCCGCCTGCGTTGCGAAGGCCGTGCCGTAGACGCGCGTAAGCCGGTCCGAGTTCTCATCGCCGTGCCAGTACGAGGAGGCGAGGCTCGTGACCTTGACCGCCCCGATGCGGCCCGTGCTCGGCACGTGCGGTCCGCGGCAGAGGTCCTCCCAGTCCTTCCCGGGGACTCCAGTGGCGTAGAACGACAGCGACGCGTTCGCGTCTTCCTTCAGAGCCCGCTCAGCGTTGTCGAGCTTGTACTTGCTGCCTTCCTTCTTGAGTTTGGCCATCCCCTCCGCGGAGTTGCACTCGTAGCGGGTAAACGGCCGGTCCTCGGCGACGATCTTCTTCATCTCGGCCTCGATGGCCGCGAAGTCGCTTGAGGAGAGCGGCCGCTCGGGCGGCACCGCCATGTCGTAGTAGAAGCCGGTCGGCAGCGGGGGGCCGTAGACCAGCCGCACCCCCGGCACGATCCGCTGGATCGCCTCGGCCATCACGTGCGCGGCCGAGTGGCGGATCAGCATGAGCGCATCAGGGTCCGCCGTCTTGTCCCGGTTCTGCGGCGTCACGATCTGCAGCGAGCAGTCGGAGGTGATGAGTGTGCTCAGGTCCGAAAGCCTGCCATCGATCTTGCAGCCCAGCGCGGCCATCGCCAGGCGCGGTCCGATGCTCTCCGCCACCTGGCGAGCCGTCACCGGCTGTTCGAATGACTTCACGGATCCATCCGGGAGCTTGATGTTCGGCATCGATCACCTCGTCAACGGGGCGCACGCCCCGGGGTCAGTAGCATCCATCAACAAAACCGCCCGGCTCGTTGCGGGCCGGGCTTGGTCACATCTTCCGGAGAATCGCGGGCCGGCCGCTACCCGCGTCCAGAGTCGGTCGTCGCAGTCGTCCTCGGGGTGGCACGCCGGTTGAACATATCGGCCAAGCGTAGCGCGGGGGCCCGCTACCGGGCAACCGGGGCTGCCAATACGGCAGCGGGACGTCATGCCAGGGCATACGGGAAGGCTGAATGAAACGCTCAATAGATCGGCTTCTCAGGCTCCTCTCGGACGAGACGACCAACCAACCCAATCCGGCTGACCGGTCACCCAGGCCGGCTCCACCGCCGGCGGATATTGATCTGCTTGATGCCTATTCCCGTGCCGTCATCGGGGTCGTCGAGTCGATCGGCCCGGCCGTCATCGGCCTGTCGGGTCCTCGCTCAGCCGAAGCCGAACCTGACGGCTCGAGAATGCGGGCGGGTTCCGGTTCCGGGATCCTGATCAGTCCGGACGGCTTTGCGCTGACCAACAGCCATGTCGCGGCGGGACGGGCCCGCCTGACCGCCACGACCGCGGACGGGGACCGACTCGATGCCACGCTGATCGGGGATGATTCCGCCACGGACCTGGCGCTCGTTCGGCTGCCAGCTTCGGGCCTGCCCTATGCCCGGCTGGGCGATTCCGGCGGGCTCCGAGTCGGCCAGTTGGTGATCGCGGTCGGCAATCCGTTCGGCCTTGAGTCGACTGTTTCGACCGGCGTCGTATCCGCAACGGGGCGATCGCTCCGCGGGCCGCAGGGTCGGCTGATCGAGGGTGTCATCCAGCACTCGGCCCCGCTGAACCCGGGCAACTCGGGCGGCCCTCTTGTCGACTCCCGCGGCTATGCCATGGGTATCAACACCGCAGTCGTCGCCTCGGGTCAGGGGCTGGGATTCGCCGTGCCAGCGAGTACTGCGAAATGGGTTGTTTCCGAGTTGCTCACCCAGGGACGGGTGCGGAGGGCGTACCTCGGCATCGCCGCCGGCCCCTGCCGCTTGCCGCGGGCGCTGGTGCGAGACCTGGACCTCCTGAGCGAGTTTGCCGTCGAGGTTGCCGTGCTGCAGCCCGGCAGCCCGGCCGCGCGGGCGGGTCTTCGCGAGGGCGATGTCATCGCGTCGCTTGCGGGGAGGTTGGTCGATTCGGTTGATGCGCTGCACCGGTCCCTGTCGCGGCTCGAGATCGGGTCCGCGGTGAGCCTGGCGGTGGTCCGGGAGGGCCGGTTGATGGAGGTTCGCGTGGTGCCGACGGCCGCTCCGTAGCCGACCTGGAACGCCTGCGGACCGGCTTTGACGCCGATCCCGCGGCGTGTCATGATGTGTCCTGTCCCCGCTGCCGGTTCGAGTTCAAGCCGGCCGGGCGAGCGGCCCGGAGCACGGCGTGATCTGTCCCTACTGCGGCAAGAACGACGACAAGGTGATCGACAGCCGGGCGTCAGACGCCGGGAAGGTGATCCGCCGCCGTCGGGAGTGCGTGGCCTGCCGCAAGCGATTCACGACCTACGAGCGTGTCGAGGAGACTGCCCGGCTGATCGTCATCAAGCAGGACGGGACCCACGTTCCCTTCAACCGCGACAACATTCTCCGCGGCATCGTTGCCGCGTGCGGAAAGCGACCGGTCGCCGAGGAGCGCAAGGCCGCCCTCGTGGACGAGATCGAGGAAGAACTGCACCGCGAGTACGAGCGGGAGGTGCCGTCACGGGCGATCGGCGAGAAGGTGGTGCAGAAGCTCAAGGCGACCGATGAGATCGCCTACGTGCGATTCGCGAGCGAGTACTACCAGTTTGAGAAGGGCGAGATGATCAAGGAGTTGCAGCAACTCGACCTGCAGCCCAAGGATGTAAAGGATCAGGCGAAGTTGTTCGAGTAAGGGGCGGGGCAGCAGGAGGCGTGATGACCGGTGTGTGGATGAGTTGGACGATCGCTGGAGCGATCGGGGCTGGAGCGTTGTCGGGCTGCGTCAACCGGCATCAGGCAGCGCCACAACCCGCTGCACAGGCTGCGCCGCCGACCGCACCATCCGGGCCGACGTGGACTCCCGCCGCGGCCGAGCCCCCGGCGCCCGTTGCCCCCGCGGTTCAATCGGTGTGGGACCAGCGACCCTCCTGGTGGATCGATCAGCCGGTGGCGGGCGAGGGCACCCTCTCGGTCGCCGCGATGGCCGACGATTCCAGCCTTTCCGCCGCGCTGCGGGCGGCCGTCGATTCCGCGGCGGTCCAACTCAAGGACCGGCTCGGGAGCGACCCCGATTCGGTCAGCACGAAATCGGACACACTGCGGCTGCCGGACGGTCGCTACCGGGCGTTCGTGCGGTCGACGGCCGCTGTCAAGTGATCCCGGTTCAGCATTTCCCGCCTGCTCAGCCGTTAGAATGACCAGGCTCTGATCTGTTGGGCCCCTGGACCCTGGAGTCTCGCTATGCCGAACAAGGTGTTTGCCAACGCCGCCGACGCTCTGGCCGACCTCAAGTCCAAGGGCGTGCTGCGCGACGGCATGACGGTGATGGTGGGGGGATTCGGTCTGTGCGGCATCCCCGAGCACCTGATCGCCGCGCTCCGGGATTCGGGCGTCCGCGATCTCACGTGCATCTCCAACAATGCCGGCGTCGACGATTTCGGGCTCGGGCTGTTGCTGCAGACCCGCCAGATCCGCAAGATGATCTCGTCGTACGTCGGCGAGAACGCCACCTTCGAGAGCCAGTTTCTCAAGGGCGAACTGGAGGTCGAGTTCAACCCGCAAGGGACGCTCGCCGAGCGGATCCGCGCGGGCGGCGCGGGCATCCCGGCGTTCTTCACCGCCACGGGCGTCGGCACGCCGGTCGCCGAAGGGAAGGAGACGCGTCCTTTCCTCCGCCCGTCCGACGACACGAAGAACCACAACCGCGTCAAGGGGGCGAACGCGGCTCGCCAGCGGGACTACGTGATGGAAACCGGCCTCTTCGCTGATCTCTCCCTCGTCAAGGCGCACACCGCCGACCCGTTCGGCAATCTCGTCTATCACAAGACCGCGAGAAACTTCAATCCGATGATGGCCACGGCCGCTGCATTCGTGATCGCCGAGGTGGAGCGCATCGTTCCGCTTGGCGAGATTGATGCCGACTGCGTGCACACCCCCGGTTCCTACATCGATCGCGTGGTGCAGACCCAGCCGCTGAAGCGGATCGAGCAGCGAACGACGCGAAAGGCCTAGGTTCTGCGCTAAGACCGCGAACCTCGGGGATTCGCCCTTGCGGAATCCGTTCGGCTGGGGTAGTGTGGGTGAGCCCATTCAGGGCGTCAATTCTCTGCAC includes the following:
- the thrS gene encoding threonine--tRNA ligase — translated: MPNIKLPDGSVKSFEQPVTARQVAESIGPRLAMAALGCKIDGRLSDLSTLITSDCSLQIVTPQNRDKTADPDALMLIRHSAAHVMAEAIQRIVPGVRLVYGPPLPTGFYYDMAVPPERPLSSSDFAAIEAEMKKIVAEDRPFTRYECNSAEGMAKLKKEGSKYKLDNAERALKEDANASLSFYATGVPGKDWEDLCRGPHVPSTGRIGAVKVTSLASSYWHGDENSDRLTRVYGTAFATQAELDAHLNQLDEAKKRDHRVIGKQLRLFHIDDMVGQGLILWTPKGSIIRNELQNFISSELRKQGYFQVYTPNIGKLDLYRTSGHFPYYKDSQYPPLMEQESLEMLAKEGCSCADLAARLDKGEVDGYLLKPMNCPHHIRIFASQPHSYRDMPVRLAEFGTVYRWEQSGELNGMTRVRGFTQDDAHLFCTPEQVPAELIGCLSLVKIIFKTLGMSDYRVRVGLRDPDNKKYIGNPDNWDRAERACRDAAKSLGVPFTEEPGEAAFYGPKIDFVVKDVIGREWQLGTVQVDYNLPERFDLSYIGPDNQPHRPVMIHRAPFGSMERFVGVLIEHFAGAFPTWLSPEQVRVLPISDKSLGYGERVLGALKTAGVRATLDTSSDRIQGKIKVAADEKIPYLLVVGPRDEEHGTVSPRVRGVQKDLPGMPLEAFVGAVTEEISQRHSDLRAATIG
- a CDS encoding CoA transferase subunit A, which translates into the protein MPNKVFANAADALADLKSKGVLRDGMTVMVGGFGLCGIPEHLIAALRDSGVRDLTCISNNAGVDDFGLGLLLQTRQIRKMISSYVGENATFESQFLKGELEVEFNPQGTLAERIRAGGAGIPAFFTATGVGTPVAEGKETRPFLRPSDDTKNHNRVKGANAARQRDYVMETGLFADLSLVKAHTADPFGNLVYHKTARNFNPMMATAAAFVIAEVERIVPLGEIDADCVHTPGSYIDRVVQTQPLKRIEQRTTRKA
- a CDS encoding trypsin-like peptidase domain-containing protein, with translation MKRSIDRLLRLLSDETTNQPNPADRSPRPAPPPADIDLLDAYSRAVIGVVESIGPAVIGLSGPRSAEAEPDGSRMRAGSGSGILISPDGFALTNSHVAAGRARLTATTADGDRLDATLIGDDSATDLALVRLPASGLPYARLGDSGGLRVGQLVIAVGNPFGLESTVSTGVVSATGRSLRGPQGRLIEGVIQHSAPLNPGNSGGPLVDSRGYAMGINTAVVASGQGLGFAVPASTAKWVVSELLTQGRVRRAYLGIAAGPCRLPRALVRDLDLLSEFAVEVAVLQPGSPAARAGLREGDVIASLAGRLVDSVDALHRSLSRLEIGSAVSLAVVREGRLMEVRVVPTAAP
- the nrdR gene encoding transcriptional regulator NrdR, with protein sequence MICPYCGKNDDKVIDSRASDAGKVIRRRRECVACRKRFTTYERVEETARLIVIKQDGTHVPFNRDNILRGIVAACGKRPVAEERKAALVDEIEEELHREYEREVPSRAIGEKVVQKLKATDEIAYVRFASEYYQFEKGEMIKELQQLDLQPKDVKDQAKLFE